The Bos indicus x Bos taurus breed Angus x Brahman F1 hybrid chromosome 3, Bos_hybrid_MaternalHap_v2.0, whole genome shotgun sequence genome includes a window with the following:
- the LOC113889764 gene encoding 40S ribosomal protein S13-like: MGRMRAPGKGLSQSALPYRRSVPTWLKLTSDNVKEQIYKLAKKGLTPSQIRVILRDSHGVVQVHFVTGNRILRILKSKRLAPDLPEDLYHLIKKAIAIQKHLERNRKDKDAKLRLILIESHIHQVARYYKNE, encoded by the coding sequence ATGGGGCGCATGCGCGCTCCCGGGAAGGGCCTGTCCCAGTCGGCTCTGCCCTATCGCCGCAGCGTCCCCACCTGGCTGAAGCTCACTTCTGACAACGTGAAGGAGCAGATCTACAAACTGGCCAAGAAGGGCCTGACTCCTTCACAGATCCGTGTGATCCTGAGAGACTCTCATGGTGTTGTGCAAGTACATTTTGTGACAGGCAACAGAATCCTGAGAATTCTTAAGTCCAAAAGACTTGCTCCTGATCTCCCTGAGGATCTCTATCATTTAATTAAGAAAGCTATTGCTATCCAAAAGCATCTTGAGAGGAACAGAAAGGATAAAGATGCTAAATTACGTCTGATTCTGATTGAGAGCCATATTCACCAGGTGGCTCGATACTACAAGAACGAATGA